CCGCCCTGCCGCCCGCTACCCCTGCCGCAGCGCGACGAACGTCCGCCCCGCGACCGTCCAGCCGTCCCCCTCCTCCGCCCCCAGCCCGCCTCCCGCGCGTACCTGAGCAGCGCGCGCGTTCCAACCCTGGCCCACGGGAACGCCGCACCCTGCGCGCTCCCGTCGGAGACCCGCACCCGCACCCGTTCGTCCACGTCGAACGGCGCGGTCTCCGCCAGCAGCACACCGCCCTCGGCGACCAGACGCGCCACGCGAGCCAGCAGAGCCCGCGGGTCCCCGCCGATGCCGATGTTGCCGTCGATGAGCAGCGCCGTACCCCAACTCCCCTCACGCGGGAGCGGATCGAAGACCGAGCGGTGCAGCGCGCTGCCGCCGGTCCGTACCGTGCGGGCCACCGCCTCGGGGCTCACATCGATGCCCAGCGTCGGCCGTCCCAGCTCGGCCAGTGCCGTAACCAGGCGCCCCGGGCCGCAGCCGATGTCGAGCACCGCGCCGCGGCAGCGTTCCAGCACGGTCAGATCCGCGGCATCCGGCGCGGCACACCAGCGCTCCACCTCCAGAGGCAGCAGCCAGCCGTCGGGGCGGCGGAGGAACAGCGGGCCGCGGCCGGTGCGCAGCGCGTCGGTGTACGGATCGGCCTGCCAGGCGGGCGCGGTCATCGCGCCCCGGTCCCGGCGAGCGCGGCGAAGGTCGCGGCGAACCGGGTGTGCGGGGCCTCGGCCGCCACCAGCCGGGCGTCGTCCGCCGTGTCGACGTCCCGCAGCAGCGGCATATCGCGCACCGTCAGCCCGGCACCGGTGAGTCGCCGGCGCTGTACGGCACCGGTCCGGGGTACGGACATCGGCACCCCGCGCAGCAGCGCCGGATCCGGCTCGGCCAGTCCGAGCGCCCAGAATCCGCCGTCGTCGGCCGGACCGAAGGACGCGTCTTTGGGGCCCAATTCCAGTCCGGAGGTGAGGAGTTCGGCTGTCACTTGCGGGGTGTCCATTCCGATCAGCAGAGTCGGCCCGTCGCACAGCCCGAAGGCGTGGGCGAGCCGCGCGTCGAGCCCGCCCGCGCACTGCGGTACGACCTCGATGCCGGACGGCAGCCAGTCGCCGGGCCGGCCGTCGAGTGCGAGGACCCGTCGGCGTACGGGAGTTGCGAGCACGACATCGAGGGTGTCGAGGAGAGCGGCCTCGGCGAGACAGGCGGCCTCGGCGGGGGAGTACGCGGGGGTGAGCCGGGTCTTGACCCGACCGGGCACGGGGGCCTTGGCGATGACGAGCAGCGTGCCGGAGGGTGCCGGCCCGCCGGAGCGGGCGCGCCGGTCACCGGCCGGATGCGGGTGCCCCTCGGAGTGGGCGGGTACGTCGTCGTCCCACCCGTCTCTGCCCGGACCACCGGGCAACGCACGCCGCTCCGGCCCCGAGCGCCCCGCGCTCATCGCACACCACCCCCGACCCCGTTCGCCGGCCCCTCCGCCAGCACCTCGCGCATGTCCCGTACCGCGTCCCATGTGCCCCGCCACGTACCCGTCACCTTCGACTTCCCCGACCTCGGCAGGTACGGGACGTCCAGCTCACTCACCCGCCAGCCGGCGTCCGCCGCGCGGACCACCATCTGGAGCGGGTAGCCGCTGCGGCGGTCGGTCAGATCCAGGGCGAGAACGTCCTTGCGGCGCGCCGCCCGCATCGGACCCAGGTCACGCAGCCGCAGCCCGGTGCGCCTGCGCAGCATCCG
The Streptomyces lunaelactis genome window above contains:
- a CDS encoding TIGR04282 family arsenosugar biosynthesis glycosyltransferase, which translates into the protein MSAGRSGPERRALPGGPGRDGWDDDVPAHSEGHPHPAGDRRARSGGPAPSGTLLVIAKAPVPGRVKTRLTPAYSPAEAACLAEAALLDTLDVVLATPVRRRVLALDGRPGDWLPSGIEVVPQCAGGLDARLAHAFGLCDGPTLLIGMDTPQVTAELLTSGLELGPKDASFGPADDGGFWALGLAEPDPALLRGVPMSVPRTGAVQRRRLTGAGLTVRDMPLLRDVDTADDARLVAAEAPHTRFAATFAALAGTGAR
- a CDS encoding class I SAM-dependent methyltransferase, coding for MTAPAWQADPYTDALRTGRGPLFLRRPDGWLLPLEVERWCAAPDAADLTVLERCRGAVLDIGCGPGRLVTALAELGRPTLGIDVSPEAVARTVRTGGSALHRSVFDPLPREGSWGTALLIDGNIGIGGDPRALLARVARLVAEGGVLLAETAPFDVDERVRVRVSDGSAQGAAFPWARVGTRALLRYAREAGWGRRRGTAGRSRGGRSSRCGRGSGRQGGALRRGSLPKPHTYRIRDIGIQVVLPTISLQLPVIRCSPSHDERRISRSAVAPRPRGLEMRTCLDVQNESPASSATPAGDARTELGPATDGGRHSGGGRAVRRGGDGGDPGIRGESRHP